From Amycolatopsis sp. WQ 127309:
ACTCGCCCCGGCGCTCGCCGGGGATCCAGGCGCCGAACTCGGCGGCGGGGCTGACGTAGAACCAGTCGAGGTCCGCGGGCTGCTCGCGCATCAGGGCGAGCACCTCGGCGTGGTTGCCGGCCTCTTCCTTGTACTCGGCCGGGAACTCCGGGGTGTCGAACAGCCGCGGGCCGCCCTCGGCGACGAGCAGGCTCGCCGCGCCGCCCACGAACGACAGGCGGACACCCTGCTCGCGCGCGATCCGGGACAGCGCGGGCACCGCGTCGATCAGCTTCTCGCCGTCGAGCGCGCGGGCCGGGGTGGCGACCACGATGACGTCCGCGTCCTTCGCCACCCGCGCGACGAAGTCCTCGTCGTGCACCGAACCCTGCACCGCTTCGACGCCTTCGGGCACCGCGCCGGGGTTGCGCGCGACGCCGACGACCTCGTGCCCGCGGCTCAGCGCCTCGGCGCCGATCCTGCTCCCGGCGTACCCGGTCCCCCCGAAAACCACCAGCTTGGCCATCACGTTCTCCGTTCGAATTCGGCTGTCACAGCCGATGTTAGGAACGGAAGATCACCTACTTCAACGGGCGCAACGCACCCCGGGGTAGGTGTCCAGGTCAGCCGCCCAGCGCCGCGAACTCCGTGGCCAGCTTCTGCTTCACCGCGTTGACGTCGAGTGCCGCGCGGACCTCCGCGGTCGCGTTCGGCTTGGACAGCACCTGGTAGCTGGCCGTGCGGTTGGGGAGCTTGAACTTGACCGCGCAGGACATCTTGACCGTCGCGTACGGCTCGGCGTCGGCGGCCGCCGTGCAGGTCTGCGCGCCGAGCGAGTCGGCGCTCACCTCGACGGAGAGGGTGATGTGCACGGTGCTCTTCCCGCCGGACGCCGGCGTGCCCACGACGCTGGTCGAGACGTCCACGGTCGTCGTGCACGAGCCGACGAAGTCCTTGCAGTCGAGGTTGTCGTTCGTGACGACGGCGCTCGCCTGCACCAGTCCCTCGAACGGCTGGCCCAGCCCGCCGACGGTGTTGTCGAGGTCGGTGTGGAACGTCTTCAGCGCGTCCCCGGTGAGCGGGGTGACCCGGAACTCGGCGCCGAACTTCGGCCCGGCCTGCGGGTCGAGCAGCACCGGAGCGAAGCTGACGACGCGGTTCGGCTTGGCCGTGCTGACGCGCAGGACGCTGGGCGCGGCGCCCAGCTCGTAGACCTCGGTGCCGTCCGGGAGCTTGGTCTTGACCGGCTCCCGCGTCTGGTCCATCCCGGTAACGGCCTTGCGCAGCGCGCCGGCGAGCGCGGCGGGCGCGAACCTGGCCGCCGGGTCCAGCGGCAGCTCGGAACCGAGCGAGCGCACCCAGCTCGTGCCGAACTGCGTGCCCTCGTCGATCGCGTGCGCCTTCCAGTAGTCGGCGTCGGCCTGCAGGTAGAACTGGCCGTCGGCGGCCGCCACCTGGACGGCGCGGCCGTCGAGCGGCAGGGCGCCGGCCGCGCTGCCGCCGCGGGTGACCCGGAACTGCTGCTCGGCGCCCTTGAGCGTCGACTTCAGCGCGAGCGCGGGCGCCTGTTCCAGCGCGGCGAGGGCGGCGTCGACGGCGGTGCGCTGCTCGGCGCGCCGGTCTGCCTTCTCCCGGTCGGCCGCGGAGACGCCGGCCGTGCCGGGGACCGCCACCTGACAGCCGGCCAGCAGTCCGCCCACCAGCAACACGGCCGCCACCGTGCCTCGAGCCCGCATCTGCGCCCCCTGCTCTCCCGCTCCGCCGAGCACACCCCGGCAGGCGGAGCTCCGCCACCGGATTTGTGTCGTCACGTCCCGGGCTCAAGAGGGTTCTAGCCTGGTCCTGGCACCCGCCGCAACCCACCGTGATGAGGTTGGTTTACACTCTTGAGGTTGTCTCGGCGAGGCGGGGCCCTTCCAGGGTGCCCGGCGTGATCGACGCGGCGGCTCGGAGTAGCTCCCGGCTGTTGTGCACGCCCGGAAACTCGCCGCCGAACGCGACCACCTGAACGAGAAGACCATCGCATCCCCGCCGCAGCATGCTGTTCACCGCACCATGTTCGTGATTTGAAGGAGTGCCACACCGTGTCCGAGGTACGTCTGTCCGTCGAACCGCGCACCGAGTTCGGCAAGGGTGCCGCGCGTCGCACGCGTCGCGCCGGCAAGATCCCCGCCGTGCTGTACGGCCACGGCTCGGACCCGCGGCACTTCGCGCTGCCGGCCATCGAGTTCGCTCGCGTCGTCCGGGAGAACGGCTCCAACGCCGTCATCACCCTGGCCCTCGAGGGCTCCGACGAGCTGGCGCTGACGAAGACCATCGTCGTGCACCCGCTCAAGAACTACATCGAGCACGTCGACCTGCTGGTCGTGAAGCGCGGCGAGAAGATCATCGTCGACGTCCCCGTCGTCGTCACCGGCAACCCGGGCCCCGGCGGCCTGGTCAACCAGGACGTCGGCACCCTGCAGGTCGAGGTCGAGGCGCTGCACATCCCGGACCAGTTCGAGGTCTCGATCGAGGGCGCCGAGATCGGCACCCAGATCACCGCCTCCCAGGTCGAGCTGCCCCAGGGCGCCGTCCTGATCACCGACCCGGACTCCCTCGTCGTGGCCGTCAACGAGCCGCAGCGTGAAGAGGAAGAGGGCGAAGACGCCACCGCCGAAGCGGGCGACGAGTCGGCCGAAGCCGGCGAGTAGCTCGAGCGTGACCGAAGACCTGCCCGGGGCCGGCGAGCTGATCCTGCTCGCCGGCCTCGGCAATCCCGGACCCCAGTACGCCGGCAACCGGCACAACGTCGGTTTCCTGGTGCTGGACGAGCTCGCCGGCCGGATCGGCGGCAAGTTCAAGTCGCACAAGAGCGGCGCGGACGTGGTCGAAGGCCGTCTCGGCGGCCGCCGGGTCGTGCTCGTGAAGCCGCGGTCCTACATGAACCTCTCCGGCGGGCCGGTGGCCGGCGCGGCGAAGTTCTTCAAGGTGCCGCCGACCGGCGTCGTCGTGGTGCACGACGAGCTGGACGTCGACTTCGGCGCCCTGAAGCTCAAGTTCGGCGGCGGCGACAACGGCCACAACGGGCTCCGCTCGATCACGAAGTCGCTCGGCACCCGTGAGTACTACCGGGTGCGGTTCGGCATCGGCCGCCCGCCCGGCCGCCAGGACCCGGCGGACTTCGTGCTGAAGGACTTTTCGACGGTCGAGCGCAAGGAGCTCCCGTTCGAGGTGGACCGCTGCGCGGACGCCACCGAGGCCCTGGTCGGGACCGGCCTCGCTGCGGCGCAGAACACCTTTCACGCGGGCTGACACGGGTGGCAAGGTGACTCCATGACCCCTGACGAAGTCCGGGCGATCGCGTTCGGCAAGCCCCGGTTCGGCCGTCGTGGTTACGACGAAGACCAAGTCGACGCGTTCCTCGACCTCATCGCCGAGGCGCTCGCCGGGCGCAACATCCTGACCGCCGACGACATCCACTACGTCGACTTCACGATCATGCCGATCGGCGCGCGCAGCTACGACCAGGCGCAGGTCGACATGTTCCTCGACGAAGCCGAGGCGGCGCTGATCGCGTTGCGGACCCCGCCGCCCCCGGTGGCCGGCGAAGCCCCGCCGCCGGGCACCCGGAAGTGGTTCGGCCGCGGCTGAACCCGCTGGTCGAAGTGTGAAACCCGCCACATGGCGCTGGGTAGTTCCGCTCACTCGATGGCGGGCGCCGGGGCGCCCGTCGGGGTGAGCTTCGGGGTTGCCCCTTCCGAGGAGCCTGTTCACGGGTTAGGACGGTGTACGGGAGTTCGCACCGCCAACCCCGGAATCGGAGAGAGTTCCATGTCGTTCACCGCCGAAGACCTCGCCGAGGTCACATTCGGTAACGCCCCGATCGGTCGCCGTGGCTACGCCAAGCACGAGGTCGACGAGCTCGTCCGGCGCATCGCCAAGACGTTCGCCGAGGAGGACGACCTGACCGCCGCGGAAGTGCACCACGTGGTGTTCTCGAAGCCCCTGATCGGCAAGCGCGGGTACGACGAGCGCGAGGTCGACGAGTTCCTCGACTCGGCCGAGGACCAGCTCGCCGCCCGCTCGGGCCGCGCCCCGGACCTCCCGGGCGCGCGCACCTCGGCGGAAGCCACCGCGGAGCGCGCCACCCCGCCCGCCGAGCTGGCGGACCACCTCCCACAGCGCTAGAGCGGCACCTTCACGTGAAAGTGCCGCCCCCAGGTGGGCACTTTCACGTGAAAGTGACGCGTCAGGCGTCGGCGTTCTTCTTGATCCTGTCCGCGAACTGGGTGGCCGTCGCCGCGCGCTTGACCTTGCCGGACGGCGTCTTCGGCAGGCTCCCCGCCGGCAGCACGACCACCGCGTACGGCCGCATGTCGACGGCGTCGCGGACCCGGGCCGACACCTGCTTCACCAGGTTCTTCTCGGCCTCGGCGTCACCCGCCAGCTTGGACTCCAGGACCACCGCGAAGCGCTCGCGACGGCTGCCGGCGTCGATGCGCACGGCGACCGCGTTGCCCGCGCGCACGCCCTCGACCGACGTGGCCGCGCGCTCGATGTCCGTCGGGTACAGGTTGCGGCCGCCCATGATGATGACGTCCTTGCGCCGGCCGCAGATGACGATCTGGCCGTCGATCAGGTAGCCGAGGTCGCCGGTGTCGAGCCAGCCGTCGGCGTCCTGGGTGTCGAGCGGCCCGTTCATCGTCAGGTAGCCGGGCGTCACGGCCTCACCGCGCAGCCGGATCTCGCCGACCTCGCGCTCGCCGAGCCGCTCGCCCTTGTCGTCGACGATCTCCGCCTCGAGCCCGTCGAGCGGCCGGCCGAGGACCGCGAACGAGCGGACGCCGTCGGTGCCGCGCCGCTCGTCGCCCTCGGGCACCGGCACCGCGCGGTTGCCGGCCTCGAGCGCGTCGGCCTCGACGACGTCCAGGGTGAGCCCGGTGAACAGCGGCGCGAACGACACCGCGAGCGTCGCCTCGGCCATGCCGTAGGCCGGGAAGACGCACTCCGCGGGCATCTTGAAGCGCGTGCCGGCGTCCACAAAGGTCTGAACGGCGGTCTCGTCGACGGGTTCGGCGCCGTTCAGGGCGATCCGCAGCGTCGACAGGTCGTAGGCGTCGTCGTCGTCGACGCGGGCCATCCGGCGCCCGACGATCGCGTAGGCGAAGTTCGGCGCCGCCGTCGTCGTGCCGTGGTACTTCGTGATCAGCTCGGGCCAGATCAGCGGCCCGGACAGGAACTCGACCGGAGTGATCTTGACCAGCTCGACGCCGAACGTCATCGGCACG
This genomic window contains:
- a CDS encoding DivIVA domain-containing protein; protein product: MSFTAEDLAEVTFGNAPIGRRGYAKHEVDELVRRIAKTFAEEDDLTAAEVHHVVFSKPLIGKRGYDEREVDEFLDSAEDQLAARSGRAPDLPGARTSAEATAERATPPAELADHLPQR
- a CDS encoding DivIVA domain-containing protein, encoding MTPDEVRAIAFGKPRFGRRGYDEDQVDAFLDLIAEALAGRNILTADDIHYVDFTIMPIGARSYDQAQVDMFLDEAEAALIALRTPPPPVAGEAPPPGTRKWFGRG
- the pth gene encoding aminoacyl-tRNA hydrolase → MTEDLPGAGELILLAGLGNPGPQYAGNRHNVGFLVLDELAGRIGGKFKSHKSGADVVEGRLGGRRVVLVKPRSYMNLSGGPVAGAAKFFKVPPTGVVVVHDELDVDFGALKLKFGGGDNGHNGLRSITKSLGTREYYRVRFGIGRPPGRQDPADFVLKDFSTVERKELPFEVDRCADATEALVGTGLAAAQNTFHAG
- a CDS encoding NAD(P)-dependent oxidoreductase is translated as MAKLVVFGGTGYAGSRIGAEALSRGHEVVGVARNPGAVPEGVEAVQGSVHDEDFVARVAKDADVIVVATPARALDGEKLIDAVPALSRIAREQGVRLSFVGGAASLLVAEGGPRLFDTPEFPAEYKEEAGNHAEVLALMREQPADLDWFYVSPAAEFGAWIPGERRGEYRVGGDVLVTDENGKSHIGGDDYAIAYVDEIEDPKHRGKRFTVAY
- a CDS encoding 50S ribosomal protein L25/general stress protein Ctc is translated as MSEVRLSVEPRTEFGKGAARRTRRAGKIPAVLYGHGSDPRHFALPAIEFARVVRENGSNAVITLALEGSDELALTKTIVVHPLKNYIEHVDLLVVKRGEKIIVDVPVVVTGNPGPGGLVNQDVGTLQVEVEALHIPDQFEVSIEGAEIGTQITASQVELPQGAVLITDPDSLVVAVNEPQREEEEGEDATAEAGDESAEAGE
- a CDS encoding fatty acyl-AMP ligase, which produces MSRFVDTLVATAAGRGQQRGMVTGEPKEPVRRTWGEVHERARRIAGGLVASGFERGGAVAVLAAAPVLIAPTVQAVWLAGGSVTMLHQPTPRTDLAEWAEDTVRILGMIGSDLVLLGEPFDQLAPVLEQKGIGFKLINELADAEPLAEVVVTDEGETALLQLTSGSTADPKAVRITYGNLYSNVKAMVDRAEFDFDTDVMVSWLPTFHDMGMVGFLTVPMTFGVELVKITPVEFLSGPLIWPELITKYHGTTTAAPNFAYAIVGRRMARVDDDDAYDLSTLRIALNGAEPVDETAVQTFVDAGTRFKMPAECVFPAYGMAEATLAVSFAPLFTGLTLDVVEADALEAGNRAVPVPEGDERRGTDGVRSFAVLGRPLDGLEAEIVDDKGERLGEREVGEIRLRGEAVTPGYLTMNGPLDTQDADGWLDTGDLGYLIDGQIVICGRRKDVIIMGGRNLYPTDIERAATSVEGVRAGNAVAVRIDAGSRRERFAVVLESKLAGDAEAEKNLVKQVSARVRDAVDMRPYAVVVLPAGSLPKTPSGKVKRAATATQFADRIKKNADA